The proteins below are encoded in one region of Hemiscyllium ocellatum isolate sHemOce1 chromosome 27 unlocalized genomic scaffold, sHemOce1.pat.X.cur. SUPER_27_unloc_1, whole genome shotgun sequence:
- the LOC132807026 gene encoding gastrula zinc finger protein XlCGF7.1-like, with product MEKPEESRPVEKPWMCGDCGKGFRAPSALETHRRSHTGERPFSCPKCGKEFTNSSALRRHQWVHTGERPFSCPECGKAFSNSSALLRHQRVHTGERLFSCPECRKGFSDSSALLTHRRVHTGERPFTCPECGKAFTQASVLLTHRRVHTGERPFTCTECGKAFSNSSHLLTHQRVHTGERPFSCPECGKGFSNSSDLLKHRWVHSEERPFSCPECGKGFTQASNLLTHQRVHTGERPFSCPECGKAFTQASALLRHQRVHTGEKPFPCPVCGKGFTLSCNLQRHQRGHQCSQQPDCAGDAAVGHPPD from the coding sequence atggagaaacccgaggaatcccgccccgtggagaaaccgtggatgtgtggtgactgcgggaaaggcttccgtgccccatctgccctggagactcatcggcgcagtcacaccggggagaggccgttctcctgccccaagtgtgggaaggaATTTACCAATTCCTCCGCTCTGAGGAGGCACCAGtgggttcacaccggggagaggcccttcagctgccctgagtgcgggaaggccttcagcaattcctcagcCTTGCTGAgacaccagcgtgtccacaccggggagaggctgttctcctgccccgagtgcaggaaggggttcagcgattcctctgccctgctgacccaccggcgggtccacaccggggagaggcccttcacctgcccagagtgtgggaaggccttcacccagGCCTCcgtcctgctgacccaccggcgcgtccacactggggagaggcccttcacttgcactgagtgcgggaaggccttcagcaattcctcccacttgctgacccaccagcgggtccacacgggggagaggcccttcagctgccctgagtgcgggaagggcttcagcaattcctctgactTACTAAAGCACCGGTGGGTCCACAGcgaggagaggccattcagctgccccgagtgcgggaagggctttacccaggcctccaacctgctgacccaccagcgggtccacactggggagcggcccttcagctgccccgagtgtggaaAGGCCTTCACTCAGGCCTCcgccctgctgcggcaccagcgggtccatacTGGCGAGAAGCCTTTCCCCTGCCctgtgtgtgggaaggggttcaCATTGTCCTGCAACTTGCAGAGGCACCAGCGGGGGCACCAGTGTTCCCAACAACCAGATTGTGCCGGTGACGCTGCGGTGGGTCACCCCCCGGACTGA